A stretch of DNA from Desulfosarcina ovata subsp. ovata:
GATCGGGATAACGTTGATACGGTAGAACAGGTCCTTACGAAAGGCACCTTCGGCGACCATGGCGTCGAGATTCCGATGGGTCGCGGAAATAATCCGCACGTCGATGGGCATCGGTTGATTGGACCCTACCCGTTCGACCACTTTTTCCTCGAGCACGCGTAGCAGCTTGACCTGAATGTGGGGTGGCAGGTCGCCGATTTCGTCGATAAAAATTTCCCCGTGGTGGGCCGCTTCGAATCGCCCTTCGCGATCCCGGAACGCGCCGGTGAAGGCGCCCTTGACATGGCCGAACAGTTCGCTTTCCAAAAGGGACTCATTCAGGGCGGCACAGTTGACCTTGACGAAAGGTTTGGCTTTCCGGATGCCCACGTCGTGGATGGCGCGGGCCACCAGTTCCTTGCCGGTACCGCTCTCCCCCAGGATGATGACCGGTGCGTCCGACCGTGCGGCGTTACGCACCAGTTCGAAAACCCGGCTGATCGCGGGCGACGCCCCCAGGATGCCGCTGAAACCGTCTTCTTGATGCAGCTCCTGGCGGAAGGCCTGTATCTGATCTTCACGTCGTACCAGTTCGGTTACATCGGTCAAGGTTTCCACGGCACCGATAACCTTGCCCGTGGCCCCATGGAGAAGCGAAGCATTTTTAATGACGTGGACCGGGCGGCGGTCCTTGCGTATCAACGTGCAGCGGTTGGCGTCGATGCGGCCGGTGCGAAACAAGTTACACCAACTTCGGTCCTCGGGGTCATGCGCCGCTTGACAGATATCGCAATGCAGCAACTGACAACTCTGGCCGATGGCTTCCGAGCGGCGGTAGCCGGTGATCGTCTCGAACGCACGGTTGACCGAAATAATTTGCCCCATTCGGTCGACGATCATGATACCGTCCCGGATCGTATTAACAACGGTCTTCCAATGAAAATTCAGATCCTCTTCTCGCATGCGGGCCCCCGTTAAAACTTAACATCCGTTAAAATTTTTTTAACGTCTTTTACACCTGTTTGAACGACTTGGCAACCCGTCAAGAAACGCTTCCCATATTCCCCTAGCCCGTTATTCCTGAAATATTGACAGGTATTGGGCCCCTTTGTGGCCCGTCGGGTTTCCTGGCACCATTATTGATAGATATAACAGACATGATACAGGCGCACAAACCGTAATGAATAATGGAAACAAGTCTAAAACAGGAAGGAAAATTCACATGGAAAAAACGGATGTATTGATTGTAGGTGGCTCTGCTGCCGGTCTTATGGCCGGATTGACCGTTAAACGGCGCTATCCGGAAAAAAAGGTAACGATTATGCGCAAGGCCAGCAAAACGCCGGTGCCTTGCGGGATTCCATACATCTACGGCACATTGAAGGCGGTTGAAAAAAACAATATGCCGGACGAAGGCTTTATCAAACAGGGCCTCCAGCTGAACACGCTGGCTGTGGAATCGATTGATCGGGGAAACAAGACCGCCGACCTGGCCGACGGCACCCGCATTGCCTACGACAAATTGATCCTGGCCACCGGATCCTACCCGGCGATGCCCCCCATCCCCGGAATGCAAACCGGCAATGTCTTCGGCATCAAAAAAGAACCCGAATACCTCCAAAATATCCAGAAAGCCCTGGAATCCTCCCGCCATGTGGTCGTTATCGGCGGCGGCTTCATCGGGGTGGAAATGGCCGAACAGATCGCCAAAATGGCGCAGGCCGGCAGCCATGACGAACCGGTCAACATCAGCCTGATCGAGATGTTGCCCAACTGCCTGATGATGGCCTGCGAACAGGAATTCTGTATTGATGCCGAAAGGGAACTATCCGAGATGGGCATCAATGTCATGACCAACGCCCAGGTTCAGGCGATCCAGGGCAATGGCAAGGTCACCGGTGTTCAACTGGCATCAGGGGAGACGATTCCGGCAGACGCCGTTGTCGTCGGTATCGGTGTTACGCCCAATATCGATCTGGCCCGGCAGATCGGTCTGGAAGCCGATCCTCGCATGGGCATTAAAGTGGACGCTTACATGCGCACCGATGACCCGGATATTTTCGCCGCCGGCGACTGCGCCGCCAAGTTTTCCTTCTTCGACGGTCAGCCCACGGGCATTCGTCTGGCCTCGGTGGCCGCAAGCGAGGGCATGATCGCGGCCAGCAACCTCTATCACCCCCTTCGCAAGTGCATGGGGGCCGTAGGGGCTTTCGGAACAACGGTGGGCAATAGCTCCATCGGAGCCGCGGGCCTGACCACCAAAGCCGCCGATGCCGCCGACATCCCCTATGTGGTCGGTGAGGCGGTCTTCCCCAACCGCCATCCCGGCAGCCTGCCGGGCTGCGTCGCCAACATGAAGGCCAAACTCCTGTTTAGCAGGGACACCGGCAAAATCATTGGCGGGCACGTGCGGGGGGGAGAATCCACCGCGGATATGGTCAACATCGTCGCCGCTGCAATCCAGGGCGGGCTCACGGCCGAAGAACTGGCCACCATGCAGTATGCCACGCATCCTCTCCTGACGGCGTCCCCTCTAGGGTATCACGTAATGCTGGCCGCCGAAAATGCGTCGGTCAAGATGAGTGACAACCGGCCGTCCCAACAGTAAGAATCCGGACTCTGAATGGCTGGCTCCTGGATTCTCGCGACAGCTTTACGGCAGAGCTATCAATCTCTGGCCTGGCCCAAAGGACCAGGTTTTCCGGACCGAATAAATGCAAGTCCGGAAAGGCGCTTTCGCGGGGACCAGGAGCTCCGGTTCGGCCATTGGCCTGATGACCGGAGTTCCTCTGGCGCGGCCATTGGCAAGCGCCTTTTCAAATGCCGTCCGTTGTAACAGGGCAATCGCATGTAGCTTGATTTCTTTTCTCGCGGTCATGGACCGCTCCTACAGCGTCCTGTAACTTAATCAATTCACTGCATTTGCTGTAGGAGCTGACCTTGCCTGCGGCAACGGTTCCCGATATTTGGTTGACATGCGATTGCCCTGTCCGTTGTAAGGTGCGCCATTGAAATATCGTAACCCTGTCCGGTTTTGGTCAACCACCAGTCATGAGCCATGGCGGGAGAGATCATTAAAAAGAGGCAAGGCCATGGAACTGTTGGTGCATAACCGATAACTGACGATTTCTCGATCACAATTACGAGCCGAGCATGTAAAGTTCCCGGCACCTCGTCCGATATTGCTTTCAAGAGACAGGTGTAGCGGCGCAGCACCCGTGCGCCGACCATTGCATATCGATCGGACTGACGGGAACCATGCCCCAGGAAAGCAAAACCACATCACCGACAAAAACCGCCCGCCCGGGTAAAATCATCGCCGTCGGCGGTGCCAAGGGAGGCATCGGCAAAAGCCTGTTCGTGGCCAATCTGGGGGTATTCCTCTCCCGTTTGGGCAAGCGGACCGTGGTGGTTGATCTGGATCTCGGGGGTGCCAACCTGAACCTTTACATGGGGGTGTGGAGTCTGACCTGCCGTATCGATGATTTCCTGGACGGCACCGTCTCCGACATCAATGAGATCGGAACGCCCACCAAGTACGGCCCGCTGCTCATGGGCGGCGGGGGCGGAAAACTGGGGGCGGCCAACATCCATTTTTCCCGCAAGCTGAAATTGCTGCGCGCCCTGAAAACCATCGATGCCGACTATGTGATTCTGGACCTGGGGGGCGACACCACCTACAACATCCTCGATTTTTACCTTACCGCCGACCAAGGATTCGTGCTGACCACCTGCGATCCGGCCTCGTACATGGACGCCTACGGGTTCATCAAAACCTCCCTGCACCGCAAGCTTACCCGTCTGTTCGGTGCCGAATCCAACTATTACGACTACCGCGACGCAACAGTGGATCAGCTGATCAAGGACCACATCTTCCCCCATACGACCGGCAACGGCAGCCACATCCAAGCCCTGATGGACCGCCTGGAAGAGGAGAAACCGATCTATCACGGCATCGTCAAGGGGCTGCTCGACGGCTTCCGGCCGGGGGTGGTGGTAACCATGTTCGACGAGCAGGAGCAGGCCGACGAACTGGTCGCCCGCCTGCAGAAAATTTCTCGCAAGATGCTCTCCGTCGACCTGAATTATTTCGGTTGTGTCCCCTTTGAAAAAGAGATCCAGCGAAGCGCCAAGGAACTGATTCCCAGTGTGGCCAAAAATCCCGAGGGCAGTTTTGCCAAGGCTTTGCGGCGGATTGTGCTGAAGATGGAAATGGCCTGAGGTTAACGGATTCGTAAGAAGCCCGATATCGGCGTTACGCGTATCCTTCGTCACTGCGGAGTACGCTCAGTACACTGCCTACGGCACCCGCGATAGCGGTATTCTCAGGATTCGCAAGCCTTGATCTCGGGCGTCTTACGAATCCGTCAGGAATGAGATTCTTACAGCGCTGCCCCGCAGTACTTGCAGTGGCGGGCGTCGGCGTCATGGCCTTGGGCGCTGTACAGCGGGCAGGCCTGGGTTGAAACCCGGAGGTTGAAGGCGTGGGCCATCTCCACGGTGACGATCCGGTGGGCACGGCGATGCTTTAGTTCTTTTGGCGATGCCGGCCATAAAGGTCTTCCAGACGAATGATGTCGTCCTCGCCGATATAGGCGCCCGTCTGCACCTCAACCACTTCCAGGGGGATTTTGCCCGGATTTTCCAGGCGATGGGCGATACCCGCTTCGATGTAGGTCGAACTGTCCTCCTTGAGGACAAACTGCTCACCATCCCGGGTCACCAGGGCGGTTCCGCGCACGACGATCCAATGCTCGGAGCGGTTGTAATGCCGCTGCAGGGAAAGCGCGCCACCGGACTTGACCGTCAGCCGGTTGACCTGGAAGCGGTTGCCGGAGACCAGCTGGTCCACCGTTCCCCAGGGACGGTAGATGCGTTTGTGGGTGCGGGTCTCTTCACGGTTGCGCATTTTCAAGCGGTCCACCAGCCCCTTGACGTCCTGGACCCGGTCGCGGGGTGAGATCATCACCGCATCGCTGGTCTCCACGACGATGTGATCCTTTAGCCCCACGGCGGCGAGCAGCCGGCTTTCGGCATGCAGATAGGAGTCGCTAACATCGTGGAGCACCACATCGCCCTTGACCACATTGTCGGCCGCATCCTTTTCTCCCACCTGCCACAGCGCTTCCCAGGAGCCCAGGTCGTTCCATCCGGCGGACATGGGTACCATGGCTCCGTTTTCGGTCCGCTCCATCACCGCATAGTCGATGGAGTCGCTGGGGCTTTTGGAAAAGGCATCCCGGTCCAGGCGA
This window harbors:
- a CDS encoding sigma-54 interaction domain-containing protein; its protein translation is MREEDLNFHWKTVVNTIRDGIMIVDRMGQIISVNRAFETITGYRRSEAIGQSCQLLHCDICQAAHDPEDRSWCNLFRTGRIDANRCTLIRKDRRPVHVIKNASLLHGATGKVIGAVETLTDVTELVRREDQIQAFRQELHQEDGFSGILGASPAISRVFELVRNAARSDAPVIILGESGTGKELVARAIHDVGIRKAKPFVKVNCAALNESLLESELFGHVKGAFTGAFRDREGRFEAAHHGEIFIDEIGDLPPHIQVKLLRVLEEKVVERVGSNQPMPIDVRIISATHRNLDAMVAEGAFRKDLFYRINVIPIWVPPLRERLEDIPLLAESFLKGIGLKTGKTIPAVSPEAMALLANYPWPGNVRELKSAFEYACVTCHENRLEYYHFPPNIVGQGSISAPRHEPGQSREETQRRQLITALQQTGGNRTAAAKILGVTRVTVWNRMKRFGIQLPL
- a CDS encoding FAD-dependent oxidoreductase; this translates as MEKTDVLIVGGSAAGLMAGLTVKRRYPEKKVTIMRKASKTPVPCGIPYIYGTLKAVEKNNMPDEGFIKQGLQLNTLAVESIDRGNKTADLADGTRIAYDKLILATGSYPAMPPIPGMQTGNVFGIKKEPEYLQNIQKALESSRHVVVIGGGFIGVEMAEQIAKMAQAGSHDEPVNISLIEMLPNCLMMACEQEFCIDAERELSEMGINVMTNAQVQAIQGNGKVTGVQLASGETIPADAVVVGIGVTPNIDLARQIGLEADPRMGIKVDAYMRTDDPDIFAAGDCAAKFSFFDGQPTGIRLASVAASEGMIAASNLYHPLRKCMGAVGAFGTTVGNSSIGAAGLTTKAADAADIPYVVGEAVFPNRHPGSLPGCVANMKAKLLFSRDTGKIIGGHVRGGESTADMVNIVAAAIQGGLTAEELATMQYATHPLLTASPLGYHVMLAAENASVKMSDNRPSQQ
- a CDS encoding mannose-1-phosphate guanylyltransferase/mannose-6-phosphate isomerase, which codes for MNPILPVILAGGSGTRLWPLSRALYPKQLINLVDRQTMLQNTLQRLNGLDAAIDPMVICNDEYRFMVAEQLRQIHVHPSAIILEPVGRNTAPALAVAALWAMRNGDDPVLLVLPADHHIQSADHFQRALTTGYDHARSGRLITFGIVPRSPETGYGYIKMGPPLSRDDNPGTAVAIDAFVEKPDLETARGYVDSKAYCWNSGMFMFSASKALAALETFVPEIVAACRAAIDKGTADLDFFRLDRDAFSKSPSDSIDYAVMERTENGAMVPMSAGWNDLGSWEALWQVGEKDAADNVVKGDVVLHDVSDSYLHAESRLLAAVGLKDHIVVETSDAVMISPRDRVQDVKGLVDRLKMRNREETRTHKRIYRPWGTVDQLVSGNRFQVNRLTVKSGGALSLQRHYNRSEHWIVVRGTALVTRDGEQFVLKEDSSTYIEAGIAHRLENPGKIPLEVVEVQTGAYIGEDDIIRLEDLYGRHRQKN
- a CDS encoding P-loop NTPase → MPQESKTTSPTKTARPGKIIAVGGAKGGIGKSLFVANLGVFLSRLGKRTVVVDLDLGGANLNLYMGVWSLTCRIDDFLDGTVSDINEIGTPTKYGPLLMGGGGGKLGAANIHFSRKLKLLRALKTIDADYVILDLGGDTTYNILDFYLTADQGFVLTTCDPASYMDAYGFIKTSLHRKLTRLFGAESNYYDYRDATVDQLIKDHIFPHTTGNGSHIQALMDRLEEEKPIYHGIVKGLLDGFRPGVVVTMFDEQEQADELVARLQKISRKMLSVDLNYFGCVPFEKEIQRSAKELIPSVAKNPEGSFAKALRRIVLKMEMA